The DNA segment aggcccaccagtacgagatggagaataagctgtcgcctaagtggacgggaccgttcagaataaccgaggcgctcgggaacggtgcctaccgcttagagacattggaaggaggggcgattcctcgcacttggaacgccacgcacctcaagttatattacagttaagagctttgtaagtaaaaacaaacacgaagagttttacaatgtttctgttaaaacagtttggagggggcactcttttttccctaaggagggtttttaatgaggtcgcccaataaagaagagttttcgaagtttaaagtgttttagattgcatgcttgttgttttccgaaagttttgaagaaagaccttgtcacttatatgtgatttaatgcaagttaaagatatattgcatgctttctaaaaggtttctaagtccccatcgtctttcggcaattggcggcatcagttaaagttaaagtcctcatcgtctttcggcgatcggaggcaccagttaaaagacctcaacgccctcgcgcgtcctgaggcgagataaagacctcctcgccgtcgagcgagtgcaagcgaagaagagtaaaaagtcctcagtgcttccagaggagagaagatgtagcctctggggcaatgtagaggcaccaacaaaaagtcctcagtgtttctgggggagagaagatgtaacccctggggcaatgtagaggcacgagttaaagaccttctcgccgatgagcgagttcaggcgagttaaagaccttctcgccgacgagcgagttcaggcgagttaaagaccttctcgccgatgagcgagttcaggcaagataaaatccttctcgtctcgaacgagttcaggtatggtgtaaagggtggaagaagtttggagggtggctaaggtaggttcgaagagaacgcctagccacccgatcttttgttctgaagctcagggaggtagagaaggatccgaaaggcgcctctgcccccagataaaggaacaatggccaagttgtgaaggcaagaggaagctgataatcgccaagagtctttggcgaccaggaaaaatTCAAGCAATGGCAAGAAAGccaagacccgttttgataaggcagatcagatgagctgtgtcttaagccattagttggattgaagttcgttatttgaagagcgatttcacgctaaggttcattaccttgaggtaacaagttgttagagtgttaTTGTTTGAAAACTGATGGTTCGAGGCGGGTAGTATACAATTGCGTTTACgaagttactaagttaatttgtctAAAGAGGTTTGTGCAAGGAAGATAAAGTTAACAAGAAGAGAGCATAAAAAGAAGTGGAAAATGTCATAGCATAAAGTAACACCAGTTCAGTATACATGTACAAGAAAAgagaaagtttattacaagtaagtatatctaaaggagaaagcataggaattgtggatggagggaagcaatcagtcttcagaaggaacaaccttcccgtccaccacctcgttgttgagagacaccatggaAAGATCCAAGTCGGGGTACAAGCAGACGAATTGTTCCCGGGCAGCATCGAATCCAGCAGCGAGAatctgggcggagctcagctcaagttcttcaatctgcttcttgagcccctcattctgctgcttcagttcttcagctccctcccgagcttgaagaaggtcttcagtaaccttcttgttcTCTGCTTGCGCCTGGATCAGCTCTGCGGCGACCTTCCCACTTTCCTTGTTGGCTTCGGCGAGtttagccatggtgtcgtctctctccttttccACTTTGCCCAAAaagacctcccgatctgctgaccttttctcgaggttttttaccttggcggcgtctgctttgatcaacgcctccaggtcagccactttgacgcgataagggaccagcttgctctccagctcgatcttctcttgagctaagagctgcaccttatggcgtagatcggtggcctccttgcgtgcctcCCGAAGTCAGTGCtcatggcatcctccactcgggagtgatcgatctccgcgagcatgagattgcaggataacttctccgcctcgatcctgaTTGTGCGATtttcctcttggagcacggagatgtcatcctggagcttcttgcaagaactctccacagcttttgagatgatggaggggaaatcctccgccatcatcttcagtttcgctgagaagggttcccacaccctttttacctcaagggagaggtttgtCTTTGGAAGCACCGGGGgagcttgttgttggttctcgccgccaccttcttgagttggttgttgaatgggagcttcttggcgtggtggcgacgtcggggattcggtgatgagGATAGGCGAGTTGTGCGCACCTTCATTCCCGCCTGGTGCAGCATCTGcggttgaggcgtttgaaggaggaccccctctaGCTGATACATagggtgtggaggcgctcggggggttctccataaagttgggctcggcagcctcaaccacaggaagtgcAGATGCCagaggaactgcttggactggcgaggtgggAGCTGGGGCAGGAAGCAGTTTTGGAGGTGGAGCGGGTGTGGaaggcggtgttgatgttggggGAGGAGGTGGaccaggtggtgaagaaggcgccaccctcttcctcttagtgatgaggccgtcctcagtcgcctcatcgtcttcttcttcatcctcatgaaccactcgaggggttttcctctttggtttcctgaggacgaGTTTTTTGCACTGATTGGCAGGCTGAGCCtcggaaggagctgggccttgggggggcgatctgccctgggcggcggcgatctccaccactgagtttggcacggtctgggaacccgatgccaacccatgggctcgggaGAGCGCCCTCAGTTTAGCCAGttttcccttgcccaacatacgatctgcataatgcaaaggtacatgggttagctcagagaaaaagataaacacataaGTCAGTATGCAACAAAAGCAGacaagtggtgcagaaaataaaaccaaagtcttgtgcacaacaaacaagacgcccagaaacagttagcagAAGTAACGTCAAGTATAATGACTTAGACACTGAGGTGagctctaacctatgcgaacttcgagttgatcttcgaagaactcgaaggagatgagcgcagtggtgaggaaggtgatattGGCATccgccacgctcttccagaagaggcacaaatccttgtccaaagcacccatgctgtcaggacttcttggcctcctgaagcttcccttggcgtctttgtttcccttgtttacccagtacaagggaaacccgtcgagcatcgaggcgtcctggtcgtttgggcgcacttggacaaatttgcccttccaatccttgtaggattgctggaagatagagaggatcgacctcccagcaatcccgttcagactcacccacaCGCGATCTCCCGGGTGTTTGGCTtcgaaaaggaaaagaaaaacgtccactgacgctggtaGCCCCAGATGCGCGCACatgatttggaacgcccttatgaacgcccagctgttggggtgaagctgggcgggggcaatatcgagctcggttagcagctctcgctcgaaacgagtgaagggaagtcggagcttcaccttcttgaaaaaCGTGGTGTAGAGGAAGCAGAACGACCCGCCACCGCTTGCTTTGTCGTCAGCACAGATCGGCTCCTCAGGGTAGCAAGGCAGCACGGTCACCTTgctatcgtgctccttgtgaaaggaAAGATCCGActggtcccctttccttagtcggagTACCGCCGGTTCAGAGTTTATCGAAGACGTTTCTTTCAGCAGTGCTGAGCTGGCCCAAGGGTAAAGTTTTTTATAATCTGGAGTGGGggcggaggctcctccggcaaCAGGTGGGatagcctgagccaggttagggcgagaggttgcaggcctctcagcctgggaagaagaagcaccaggtgctcgcggtgggttgtgagcttgagatgaagggtttcgtgacgagggaggaggatttggggtgatctttgagcgagccatcgcggtaactgcaaaggaaaaagaaaaggaaaggtgagcagggttcgcagaggctgactcgatcgtgaaagaaaggtgaaaaaacgaacgaacgaaggttcgttgtaatggagatgaagccctaagttacgagaagggagaaacagaagaaacaacccacagcgtatgcaccagacagttaatggatgatgcgaatcggttaaaatgcaggaaaactcagcagaaaaagtaaagggagtacctttttatgatcggaagaacgatggaggaagttgaggattcaggaggttgaagagcgtcgtgagTTTTGTGGAAGAATCTTGAAGCGTTTGAGAAAGCaaagaagtgatggaacagtagaagtgaaatgggtttaagggtttttcgaatgggttttggaagcgcaaacgacagttaAAGGTCatcgttgatgaagccacgtgtcgagcgattggaagagtggttggtggagcgtcaggaaagcagaaagtacaaccgtttggaattctgcgccagcgccacgtagatcggtattgacgtgactcctttagtcttttcgctggacaagtctttgcttaagactggggggcttgtgtaccgccctggtagtcggaagtgatgacgtggcatcaagcttgtataggcgtgttgaggggacgcctggctggcagaaaggaaggaagtcggggggctcgtgtagtcgccagttattaagttggcgtgctccgatctccatcacaccaaaaccggcggtcaccgggttgaagatgaagtcgccagatgtgaatccaggcgacctagtggttagagatcgccgaaacaaggacatcgccgaagatgaaggcagatggcCATTTCCCAGTTGGCTAGAGAACGAGCTCGGGAGATAGCACACTTGAACATGCACGGTGAcgcaggtagggcagatcatgtaggcggccggcgagaccacagggaaggtgtgtacgaaggcacccgaactcgccgtccagaagagatcacgctccaaggcaactatgcactgagtagtatcatgcataagtaacttagccaaagaagagtcagaagtagcgcccaagtcaaggatgctccagatgaaggcacgtgtacagctggatgcgagccacgtgtccagatgtgtaactgccaggagagagaaagtatccaggtatataagagtttccaacgaacttctgaggtacgcacgcgtttagaattacttctttacaactgcgagaacgagagtacactgagagagaactggttacggttccttagagttcttgagttttactcttgagtaattggtggttcagtcgctgacttgggcgtcggagcgcgatcggccgcagcggcgccgtttcgtcttttgcaggttcttgaggtggatcgcggtgaaggacgaaggctaacacggcgcatacgtcgatctaagtttgacgaggcaaagctccagcgttttggtcaacaggcaggatcagtggtgaacaactcctccaggtccgcaacgtgcttgctcgtttccggcgaggtcacgaccatatcatccacatacgcttgcacattccttcccagcattggtgcaagtaccctatccatcaatctttggtacgtggcccccgcgttcttcagcccaaagggcatcactttgtagcagtagcacgatctctcggtcatgaaggcggtcttctcttcatccatcggatgcatttttatctggttgtaccccaagaaggcatccaggaaactcagcaacttacaccctgcagcactgtcgaccagggcatctatgcttggcaaaggatacgagtcctttgggcaagccttgttcaggtcagtgaagtcgacgcacatgcgccacttcccattgcttttctttaccagcacgacattggccaaccactcagggtactgaacttccctgatatggcctgcggcgaggagcttctgtgtttcatccctgatcgcctgcctcctctcctcgttaaacttccttcttctctgccgcactagtttgacctggttgtccattgctaggtgatggcacaagaagtcggggtcgattcccggcatgtctgaagtagaccatgcaaaagcatccagatgccgctctatcaccttggcgatctggtcttggagttcAGCCTCCAaatgaagacctttcccccgatctccctttcgagccactcctcgacgggtttgggtcgggtttccctggcgatcaccacCTTGGCaattcccagttccctcgcttcctctgggcggttccttgcctcttcttcccgatcgGCGTTCTCCTCCCTTgcttcagcatctaccatgacGACATCGCTACCGGCTGTCGCCTCCACCAACGTCGACCTAGGCTTCACTctgggaggcggggtggttgtgatgtaacttactgacctcttattcttcaggctattctcatagcacttcttcgcttccttctggtcagatttgatggtgatcaccaccctctccatagacggcaacttcaccttcatgtgcctggtcgagggcacagctcctattttgttgagtgttggtcttcccaacagaatgttatatgctgagggagcattcacgacgaggtacttgattttctccgtcctcgagcccgcctcatctgtgaatgtagttcttaactcgatgtaccccctaacctccacctgatcgccagcgaacccatacaagcaccctccatagggcctcagctggtcaaggggtagttgcagctgtgtgaaagtcggccagaacatcacatctgccgagcttccttggtccaccagtaccctgtggacctttctccccgctgtgacaagcgagataactatgggatcgttgtcatgaggcacaacgtccctgagatcttctcttgtgaacgtaatgtccacatctggcgagtggtcctcgaacatgtccaccgtcatcacagaccttgcatacttcttcctctgtgatgcggtgcatccaccacccgagaaacctcctgcgatggtgtggatctctccatgagtgggcatctcatgctactgagcctcaccacccgccggctgggagctcgacgcgcccctcgtcctcctgtccagcaggtaatcattcaggaaaccgctcttgaccaggtcgtcgagctggtatcccagtgCCAAACACGAGTcgacggtgtgaccaaaactctggtggaattcgcaccaggcgtctggttttggtcctaacaccttgtcgcccactttctcaggtgccttgagcctggctgctatgttggggatggcgatcaggtccgccaaccccatgacaaacttatgctttggcgggcgattgtactccctggggcgccctgggcccctacccttgtttttccttggatcataaggatggcgagtcctttgatccctcttggccgccgctgtctccagcaccctctgttgctggatcctggtctgggcgcgtggcctagcaggggccacgcttcccctcttctcggcgacctcacattcgtcggcgatgtgggccaccgcaagtcgcctaacctcagcaaacttGGCGGGGTGGGCCCTgatcagcgcctcacagaaaggtcccggcagcacgccctttttgaaggcgtataccagcatctcctcgtctttcgcaggcgagcggaccatctgtgctccaaaacgattcagatagtccctgagggactctccctggtattgccttatgtcgaacaggtcgtaagacaccctaggtggcgccttgttcacaatgtactgctcgacgaaaatctttgaaaactgctggaaattggttatgtgacctgtaggcaagctcacaaaccattccaacgttgttccctggagcgtgctcacaaacatcttgcaatatacagcatccgagcctcctgacagcatcatctgcgtgtggaacgtggtgagatgtgcctcagggtcctccacgccggtgaaagtagccttcacgggtaccacgcTCGCGGGGATaagcgtgtctgtgatcgcctgagcaaatggcatagggaaaacacgaggtggcgacgacggtgcgacctcttcagcgaccgGGCGGCCTCTCTgttcctgaagagcttgacgcaactccttATTCATTTtgttgagctcttcattcctggcctgagaggcgactaggccctcatgcatctttgcctgctctacgcgcgaggcctccacattcgcctgcagtgcacgcatgatctccatcatctgcgccatggtcatggcgccttcagcagcaactggcacaactggacttgaacggttgcttctcatctttctcatgaaaactcagcaaaccaAAGTTCGACGAACAAAATCTGCTTCAGCAACGGTCGATCCAACAAACAACCGGTCAGAAGTCCTCAAACTCCCTAAGGCCTCCGCAAACGCAActgcaacagcacgccgatagactcggacgtcgaaaccttcacagaaacttgcGACTTCACCTCAGAACCACCACTTCTTCAGCAAGCCCCCAATTCCCTAACCAGAAACGCAATCAAACAGAAACACACCGAACGACCGATTGAACACCGCGCGAACGGCAAGAAAACTCCAAGAAAATCGATCGGAAGCTTGAACGAATGGTGGAAAACCTCACTCCGCCGATTAAAacttgttccgtccggttgacctgggacgtcttcgtgcgcgacctcgacCATctgctagggactccttcccactgatcacctgtggattcctgcaaagaaggacaaaagggcgccctagcggccgtttgcactccgacgctcaagtcagccagcaagaaacaccaaaaactatgcacctccgtatcggagcaccgcgtatggcactctgaaggtggtaaaaaggaaattgtgtctagtgtatattttctccttctggccaaaatccttccctagtcccttgtccaaaacctcaaggctcgagcaagcaactagagtgtttctagaaaattagccaaaagttcgaaccctgtttccaacattctcggcgctatttaaactgcccaagcatttaaagcgccttaaagcgcttttaatcataaaacgtaacgcacttaattaacgcgtctaatttagaaaacgtagcgcatttaagacgttgaaacgcttgggagcctttatagtaccttaaacgctcgaaacagaaactatattgaatgactttaattacctggtacctgactaaatggtgtttctattctgacctggctgtcgaacacgtggagggcctcacagcgccgtgaccccatctggggacgtttctgcccatttggggacgtttctacgtgtgagtcctcctgcttgggagtgctactgcgcaaggggtgactttttgggtgccaactcatgccccaatcatctagtgactcactttgagagcgtatctgccttcctctcgtaccctgcacctggctaccctgggcgtgaccctccccttgagtcgtatctgtcccaaaggcgtctctgaggcggcaggggtacttcacgagtcaggctgccttacactggtgctatcactatggccttgaagccaccttttccttctctttatcactaccccggattatcgggacttgaggccttcccacggcgtcgctccctccatggtctttcctacccatgggtatcggggaaccacactgtgattgccttgccttagtgatatttggtcttggcgacgccctggttgggcgacgccttcacctaggcgacgccttgccttggcaacgcttcctcttggcgacgctggaacttggcgtctcttcacctaggcgacgccttgtgttgactttgactccaggtgttgactttgaccttgactttgtcaacgcccgaatacgggacggtacagaagccccccagtcttaagtcgaagacttgtcttcagcgcaaagactaagggcTCGCCCACGacgtccacgtgtcaccctgatgacgtgtcattccctgctgactcaacaattctcaaattattgacgtgacactctctgaaccataggggcgctctttaatggctgattggacatcctctgaagtgGGGAAAATAACGCCCTTTGGGGCTACGCTTAATCGtgcgccacgtggctcatcacatGGCCAGCCTCTAGTgtctcttgcgctccccttgagcgcttaatcctttgacacgcggcacAATCTCACGGCTCctgattagcgcctcttgggttgcaaaggtaacgttcaagttaccccaaaccccgcgctcacaccactgttacatccattctctctgcatctccgcactgttcatcgccttcaaaccCTTTCCCTGTAACTTCTGCTCTTTCTTTCGTGCTCTC comes from the Phaseolus vulgaris cultivar G19833 chromosome 8, P. vulgaris v2.0, whole genome shotgun sequence genome and includes:
- the LOC137824831 gene encoding predicted GPI-anchored protein 58, which gives rise to MGALDKDLCLFWKSVADANITFLTTALISFEFFEDQLEVRIDRMLGKGKLAKLRALSRAHGLASGSQTVPNSVVEIAAAQGRSPPQGPAPSEAQPANQCKKLVLRKPKRKTPRVVHEDEEEDDEATEDGLITKRKRVAPSSPPGPPPPPTSTPPSTPAPPPKLLPAPAPTSPVQAVPLASALPVVEAAEPNFMENPPSASTPYVSARGGPPSNASTADAAPGGNEGAHNSPILITESPTSPPRQEAPIQQPTQEGGGENQQQAPPVLPKTNLSLELQDDISVLQEENRTIRIEAEKLSCNLMLAEIDHSRVEDAMSTDFGRHARRPPIYAIRCSS